One Ostrea edulis chromosome 2, xbOstEdul1.1, whole genome shotgun sequence genomic region harbors:
- the LOC125681852 gene encoding BTB/POZ domain-containing protein KCTD21-like has protein sequence MAIQRMADRAPRDKILKLNVGGVFYTTAKSTLTSVYGSFLWRIATGDVSVMRDEKGSMFIDRDGYVFRYVLNFLRSNRLIVPQGYKELHMLREEADFYGLEDLCSQVDKIIKSRKRKPRARLSRRLSQSWGSDLTKICTDENGSVIFEDEGSDYFYD, from the exons ATGGCCATACAACGAATGGCGGATCGCGCTCCCAGGGATAAAATTCTGAAGCTAAATGTAGGAGGGGTGTTCTACACGACAGCCAAGTCCACGCTGACCAGTGTATACGGAAGTTTTCTATGGAGGATTGCCACGGGGGACGTGTCTGTTATGAGAGATGAAAAAGGGAGCATGTTTATAGATCGCGATGGATACGTATTCAG gtATGTCCTTAACTTTCTCCGCTCCAATCGACTGATTGTTCCTCAGGGGTACAAGGAACTGCACATGCTCAGAGAGGAGGCGGATTTTTACGGATTGGAAGATCTCTGCTCACAAGTTGATAAAATCATCAAATCTCGAAAACGGAAACCCCGAGCCCGACTGTCGCGGCGCTTAAGCCAGAGTTGGGGATCGGACCTGACTAAGATCTGCACAGACGAGAATGGATCAGTCATTTTTGAGGATGAAGGATCTGACTATTTCTATGATTAG